From Aurantimicrobium sp. INA4, one genomic window encodes:
- a CDS encoding adenine phosphoribosyltransferase, protein MSSASDVVMQRMLTVPDFPSEGILFRDLTPVFAHGPSFRAVVDGLIEPFAGKFDAVAGLEARGFLLAAAAAIDGGVGVLPIRKGGKLPGDIIGETYDLEYGTATLEVNPLSLPAGARVLVLDDVLATGGTINASISLIERAGWTVAGIAVVLELEALEGRQRLAGREIHSLLTL, encoded by the coding sequence ATGAGTAGCGCATCCGACGTCGTCATGCAACGCATGTTGACGGTTCCAGATTTTCCCTCGGAAGGAATCCTGTTTCGCGATTTGACTCCGGTCTTTGCCCACGGCCCTTCTTTCCGAGCCGTAGTGGATGGGCTCATCGAGCCTTTTGCCGGCAAGTTTGATGCAGTTGCCGGGCTGGAAGCCCGTGGGTTTCTTCTTGCTGCTGCCGCAGCAATCGATGGGGGTGTGGGTGTTCTTCCTATCCGTAAAGGCGGCAAGCTCCCTGGCGACATCATTGGTGAAACTTATGACCTCGAATATGGCACTGCCACTCTCGAGGTGAATCCACTTTCACTGCCAGCTGGTGCTCGTGTCTTGGTCTTGGATGATGTCCTGGCAACCGGCGGAACTATCAATGCATCAATCTCGCTGATAGAGCGTGCTGGCTGGACAGTGGCAGGAATTGCAGTCGTGTTGGAGCTTGAAGCACTTGAGGGACGCCAGCGATTAGCTGGCCGAGAGATTCATTCACTTCTTACTCTCTAA
- a CDS encoding bifunctional riboflavin kinase/FAD synthetase, translating into MKRWYSLAEVPAGWGPSAVTIGKFDGVHLGHREILRQLRELADSRGLASTLITFDRHPAEVTAPDAAPLEILSDAERLELIAQQGVTAALVLPFDQELAAVSPREFVTEILLGTLNAKAVLVGHDFRFGANAQGTVELLTEFGHELGFDVVLIEDVKEDGHGRISSSHIRELIAAGEVTQATELLGTYPRVSGEVVHGHKRGRELGFPTANIGHDARIVIPGDGVYAGWFVDAGKRYPAAISVGTNPTFEGNLSRTVEAYLLDENLDLYGHMATVEFVARIRGMIAFSGVEELVKQMHDDVRVTRELVGSGKQ; encoded by the coding sequence ATGAAGCGGTGGTATTCACTGGCTGAAGTTCCCGCAGGGTGGGGGCCAAGTGCGGTCACCATTGGGAAGTTTGATGGCGTGCATCTGGGACATCGTGAAATTCTTCGACAGTTGCGTGAACTTGCTGATTCTCGAGGTTTAGCCTCTACGCTGATCACTTTTGATCGTCATCCTGCAGAGGTAACCGCACCGGATGCTGCACCCCTTGAAATACTCAGTGATGCCGAACGCCTCGAGCTCATCGCTCAACAGGGTGTTACTGCAGCACTAGTGCTTCCCTTTGACCAAGAGCTTGCTGCGGTGAGTCCACGAGAGTTTGTGACCGAGATTCTTTTGGGCACTCTCAACGCCAAAGCAGTACTCGTCGGTCACGACTTCCGTTTTGGCGCGAATGCACAAGGGACCGTGGAACTGTTGACCGAGTTCGGCCACGAGCTCGGTTTTGATGTTGTCCTCATCGAAGATGTGAAAGAAGACGGCCATGGCCGTATTTCTTCCTCACATATTCGTGAGCTCATTGCTGCAGGAGAGGTTACACAGGCAACTGAACTTCTGGGAACTTACCCCAGGGTCAGTGGTGAAGTTGTTCACGGACATAAACGTGGACGAGAACTCGGTTTCCCCACCGCCAACATTGGCCATGATGCACGAATTGTGATTCCCGGTGACGGAGTCTATGCAGGCTGGTTTGTGGACGCTGGAAAGCGGTACCCCGCAGCTATTTCTGTGGGAACAAACCCGACCTTTGAAGGAAATCTGTCACGCACGGTTGAGGCTTATCTCCTTGATGAAAACCTTGACCTCTATGGCCACATGGCCACTGTTGAATTTGTGGCACGCATTCGAGGAATGATTGCTTTCAGCGGGGTTGAAGAGCTTGTGAAACAAATGCACGACGATGTTCGCGTCACGAGAGAGCTCGTGGGATCGGGAAAGCAATGA
- a CDS encoding aspartate ammonia-lyase has product MGNFSGNAQLPIAPAATRTETDSLGAMQVPADAYWGVHTARALENFPIAKRPISVFPELIVALACVKQAAARANLEIGVLDPHKAEIIDRVCQEIIDGAWHEQFVVGIIQGGAGTSTNMNANEVIANRCLELMGHAKGAYQYMHPIDDVNKSQSTNDTYPTAVKLSLAFALPHLLKELGLLRDAFNAKGEEFKHILKVGRTQLQDAVPMTLGQEFHGFGTTLGEDYDRLTETVWMLSEINLGATAIGTGITADPRYREAAVRHLAQISGLDIQSAPDLIEATSDAGGFMSFSGTLKRSAIKLSKISNDLRLLSSGPQAGLGEINLPAQQAGSSIMPGKVNPVIPEAVSQVAYAIAGNDVTVTMAAEGGQLQLNAFEPVIAYSLLQGISWLAQACMTLRVNCVEGITANVERLEGMVASSVGVITALIPFIGYGPAAELAKQALKTGRPVADLVVEAGLMSKEDVLRELSPAKISGMEA; this is encoded by the coding sequence GTGGGCAATTTCTCGGGGAATGCGCAACTGCCCATCGCGCCGGCAGCTACTCGCACAGAAACCGACTCACTCGGAGCCATGCAGGTTCCAGCAGACGCATATTGGGGTGTTCACACCGCTCGAGCTTTGGAGAATTTCCCCATCGCTAAGCGTCCTATCTCAGTTTTCCCTGAACTTATCGTTGCCCTGGCTTGCGTCAAGCAGGCGGCAGCCCGCGCCAACCTAGAAATTGGTGTGCTCGATCCCCACAAGGCCGAAATTATTGACCGCGTCTGTCAAGAAATCATTGACGGTGCTTGGCACGAACAGTTCGTAGTGGGAATCATTCAAGGTGGCGCTGGAACCAGCACCAACATGAACGCCAATGAGGTTATTGCTAACCGTTGTTTGGAGCTCATGGGCCACGCCAAGGGCGCATACCAATACATGCACCCCATTGACGATGTGAACAAGTCCCAGTCCACCAATGACACCTACCCCACTGCGGTCAAGTTGTCTTTGGCTTTTGCTCTTCCTCACCTTCTCAAGGAATTGGGGCTGCTTCGCGATGCGTTCAACGCCAAAGGCGAAGAATTCAAGCACATCCTCAAAGTGGGTCGCACCCAGCTTCAAGATGCGGTCCCCATGACTTTGGGACAGGAATTCCACGGCTTTGGAACCACCTTGGGCGAGGACTATGACCGTTTGACTGAGACCGTGTGGATGCTCAGTGAAATCAACCTTGGTGCTACAGCTATTGGTACCGGTATCACAGCTGATCCTCGATACCGAGAGGCAGCTGTGCGTCATCTGGCACAGATTTCTGGTCTCGACATTCAAAGCGCACCTGACCTCATCGAGGCAACCAGCGACGCCGGAGGTTTCATGAGCTTCTCCGGAACACTCAAGCGCTCAGCTATCAAGCTTTCAAAGATCAGCAACGACCTTCGTTTGCTCTCTTCGGGTCCCCAAGCAGGTTTGGGAGAAATCAACCTTCCAGCCCAGCAGGCAGGATCCTCCATCATGCCGGGCAAGGTGAACCCTGTAATTCCTGAGGCGGTCAGCCAGGTTGCCTATGCAATTGCCGGCAATGACGTCACAGTCACCATGGCTGCCGAAGGCGGCCAGCTTCAGCTCAATGCGTTTGAACCCGTGATCGCTTACTCCCTGCTCCAAGGAATTAGCTGGTTAGCCCAAGCATGCATGACATTGCGCGTGAACTGTGTCGAAGGCATCACCGCCAACGTTGAACGTCTTGAAGGAATGGTTGCCTCCAGTGTCGGTGTTATCACTGCACTGATTCCATTCATTGGCTACGGTCCTGCAGCTGAGCTCGCTAAACAGGCTCTCAAGACTGGACGTCCCGTTGCGGACCTCGTCGTTGAAGCGGGATTGATGTCCAAAGAGGATGTCTTGCGTGAACTCTCTCCAGCCAAGATTTCTGGAATGGAAGCGTAA
- a CDS encoding aldehyde dehydrogenase family protein: MSTLKKASDATALVTQLRESFESGLTKKRQWRINQLTALRQLITDNESVLESALATDLGKSATEAQLTEIGIVLGDIDYALKNLSSWLKPQKVSIPLAMMPGKAFVVSEPLGVVLIIAPWNYPLQLLLAPLIGAIAAGNAAVLKPSEMAAATSAALAKLIPVYLDTRAVAIVEGAAKETGWLLEQRYDHIFYTGNGRVGQIVLEAAAKHLTPVTLELGGKSPIYVDETVDLEAAAQRIAWAKFLNAGQTCVAPDYVLATSSVQHELEAHLVAAIASLYGPVPKDSPDYGRIINQGHFERLTGLLQDGRVVADGDPDAKQKFIPPTVLAEVSRDAPVMQDEIFGPILPMITVQDLDDAIDFINSKPKPLALYVFSENTLVRRAFTERTSSGSLAFNVAVVQLSVPELPFGGVGASGMGAYRGKRSFDTFSHEKAVFAKSFKPETLALIFPPYTESKKKMIRGLLRKLS; the protein is encoded by the coding sequence ATGAGCACGCTTAAGAAAGCATCTGATGCCACAGCGTTAGTGACCCAACTCCGTGAGAGTTTTGAATCTGGTCTGACAAAGAAGCGCCAGTGGCGCATCAACCAGCTCACTGCACTGAGGCAGTTGATTACTGACAATGAGAGTGTTCTCGAGTCAGCGCTTGCTACTGACCTTGGAAAATCTGCCACCGAAGCGCAGCTGACAGAAATTGGCATCGTCCTCGGTGACATTGATTATGCGCTGAAGAATTTGTCATCGTGGCTGAAGCCTCAGAAAGTCTCCATCCCGCTTGCGATGATGCCGGGCAAAGCCTTCGTGGTGAGCGAGCCCTTGGGTGTGGTGTTGATTATTGCGCCGTGGAATTATCCGCTACAGCTTTTGCTTGCACCGTTGATTGGTGCCATCGCAGCGGGTAATGCTGCAGTGCTCAAACCCAGCGAAATGGCTGCGGCAACCTCAGCTGCCCTAGCCAAGCTCATTCCGGTGTATCTGGACACACGTGCCGTGGCAATCGTTGAAGGTGCCGCGAAAGAAACCGGTTGGCTACTCGAACAACGTTATGACCACATTTTTTACACCGGTAACGGACGTGTGGGCCAGATAGTGCTCGAGGCCGCAGCCAAGCACTTGACTCCCGTCACCCTCGAGCTTGGCGGAAAGTCTCCCATCTATGTCGATGAGACGGTTGACCTTGAGGCGGCCGCGCAGCGCATCGCCTGGGCAAAATTCCTCAATGCTGGTCAAACCTGTGTTGCTCCGGACTATGTGCTGGCCACCTCTTCTGTGCAACACGAGTTGGAAGCTCACTTGGTTGCCGCTATTGCTTCCCTGTATGGCCCTGTGCCAAAGGATTCCCCAGACTATGGCCGGATCATCAATCAGGGACATTTTGAACGTCTCACCGGGCTCCTTCAAGACGGACGCGTTGTTGCTGACGGTGACCCAGATGCGAAACAGAAATTCATTCCACCAACAGTGCTTGCTGAAGTCTCCCGCGATGCACCTGTGATGCAAGATGAAATCTTTGGGCCCATTTTGCCGATGATTACCGTGCAAGACCTTGATGACGCCATTGATTTCATCAATTCCAAGCCAAAGCCGTTAGCTCTATATGTTTTCAGCGAAAACACTCTGGTTCGTCGCGCCTTCACCGAACGAACCAGCTCAGGCTCTCTTGCTTTCAACGTTGCTGTGGTGCAGCTGAGTGTTCCTGAACTTCCGTTTGGGGGAGTAGGTGCCAGTGGCATGGGTGCCTATCGCGGCAAGCGTTCCTTCGACACGTTCAGCCATGAGAAGGCCGTCTTCGCCAAGTCCTTCAAGCCGGAAACTCTTGCACTCATTTTCCCTCCCTACACCGAGTCAAAAAAGAAAATGATTCGTGGTTTGCTGCGCAAACTGAGCTAA
- a CDS encoding carbon-nitrogen hydrolase family protein: MTEEFNTTNDDLGESQDVGGVKIAVAQFGPGPNVAENVKTIQALVHAAADNGARLVILPEYSSVLGGKLGDWVFDYAEPLDGPFVEAMTDLAEECNIGIVVGMLEQSSDPSNKLPFNTAVAVLPGAGLVAKYRKVHLFDAFDYKESEWMQAGNPADAPEVFEIDGVVVGMQTCFDLRFPETTRELVDAGVHLVALIAEWISGPKKAHHWAALTSARAIENTVYLAAADQIPPIAVGMSRVISPLGETLIDMGQQMGVSIATVNVQAVEDARAQNPSLQLRRYSVTPRT; encoded by the coding sequence ATGACGGAAGAATTCAACACCACCAACGATGATTTGGGTGAGTCCCAAGATGTTGGCGGAGTGAAAATAGCTGTTGCACAGTTTGGTCCTGGTCCTAACGTTGCTGAGAACGTAAAAACCATTCAAGCTCTCGTTCACGCGGCCGCCGACAATGGTGCTCGGCTAGTGATCTTGCCGGAATACTCCTCCGTGCTCGGCGGAAAATTGGGTGACTGGGTCTTTGACTATGCCGAGCCGCTTGATGGTCCTTTTGTTGAAGCAATGACGGATCTAGCAGAAGAGTGCAATATCGGCATTGTTGTTGGCATGCTCGAGCAATCCTCTGATCCTTCAAACAAGCTGCCCTTCAACACTGCCGTTGCAGTTCTCCCCGGTGCTGGGTTGGTGGCCAAGTATCGCAAGGTTCACCTCTTTGATGCTTTCGATTACAAAGAAAGCGAGTGGATGCAAGCAGGTAATCCTGCCGATGCACCAGAGGTTTTCGAGATTGATGGAGTTGTCGTTGGTATGCAAACCTGCTTCGATTTGAGGTTCCCGGAGACCACCCGAGAGCTCGTTGATGCCGGTGTGCACCTGGTTGCGCTCATCGCTGAGTGGATTTCAGGACCGAAGAAAGCCCATCACTGGGCAGCACTCACCTCCGCTCGAGCGATTGAAAACACCGTGTATCTCGCCGCTGCCGATCAGATTCCACCAATTGCGGTGGGGATGTCTCGCGTCATTTCTCCGCTTGGTGAGACCCTGATCGATATGGGGCAGCAAATGGGTGTTTCCATTGCGACCGTCAACGTGCAGGCGGTTGAAGATGCGCGGGCACAAAACCCCTCTCTTCAACTTCGCCGCTATAGCGTCACCCCAAGGACCTAG